TGCGCGAGCCGATGAGGGAGATGCATGTCTCGTTGCCGGTGCGCATGGACAACGGCCAGGTTCGCGTGTTCAAGGGTTTCAGGGTCCAGTACAACGACGCGCGGGGGCCCACGAAGGGCGGCATACGCTTCCATCCGGACGAGAACATAGACACGGTGCGCGCGCTCGCCGCTTGGATGACGTGGAAGACCTCGGTGGTCGACGTCCCGCTGGGCGGGGGCAAGGGCGGCATAATATGCAACCCCAAGGAGATGAGCCC
This portion of the bacterium genome encodes:
- a CDS encoding Glu/Leu/Phe/Val dehydrogenase dimerization domain-containing protein; its protein translation is MATDTHNPFKMAQQQLDEAAKILGLDAGTHAALREPMREMHVSLPVRMDNGQVRVFKGFRVQYNDARGPTKGGIRFHPDENIDTVRALAAWMTWKTSVVDVPLGGGKGGIICNPKEMSP